AATGCACTGTTTGCGTATTGGCTGTGTTTTGGCCTCATCTACTCGGTGTAGACGTCAGGACCGCACGTCTCGTTCGGGCTCTACAACGCAGCTACGCGGTGGCTGGGCGAGATCAATTCACCGCTGCTCTTGATCTGGCTCAAACCGCGGTTAGTATGTGAAAGACATCCACCTCTAGAGTCTGGGAGGTGTTCACGTCCGTTAGGAATGTATATATGTGGAATATACGATAACGAGAGGTTTGCTCTATTCCTGCAGTTCTCCTGCTGCGGTATAAACGGAAGCAGTAATTACGGGACATCTTGGTGGCGCCTCCAAGAAATTGGTCGTCGTGATCTGGTTGTCCCGCTGACTTGTTGCATGCTGAACAACACGCTCCAGTCCGAGGCGTTCCTGAACCCAGAACCGACGAATTTAACTTTGTGCGAAACCCTGAATCCCGCCGAGCATCAGAAAGCTCGACACACTCAGGTATGAGCACATTGCGACACCGGGATTTTCGACATCGAACAAGCAAATATTGATATCCTGTGACAGCGTCCCGACGTCTACTGATAAATATGCAGAAGCTTTTCGGCGCGCCGAAGTATAGATTGCACTTCGCTGTTCAAGCAGTGACGCGGTTACAATAACGTGATGCAATTAGTAGAGTAGATAACGAGAATGCAGGCGTCGGAAATATCAATAATACACTCTGAGCGGGTGAAAGCCAAGCTTTAACTGTGTTACACTGAATATCGATTTCTCTGTAAAGTTTGACAAAGGAGAATGACAGGGTGGTAGCTTTCTTCatctttgtttgaaaatctttttctCATGTGATTCAGGGATGTATAGGACCGTTGGAAAAATGGACTCAGGATCAGGCGCTCATTTTGCTTGGAGTAGGACTGGCGGTTGTTCTAGTTGAACTCTGCGCGTTACTCAGCACCTTTTTCGCCTGCTCTAAGCTCCGGAAGGGCGATAAGCCACGACCCTCAACCTTCACGTCGACGCGTACTCTTGGAACATTCAACGAAGCAGATCACGACTACGGTGAGATATTGAGGTTGCGTCACTCGACGTTGAGTCTAGTGGAATTCTGTACTACGTTCGTTTTCTCTCCAGGGATAGAGAACAGAATGCACATGGCAGGGACGACCTTCGGTGCCAAGTCATGAAGGCGGCTGGGGGACAGCGAGATCGAGGGGGCAACAAGGACGGAAGGGGTGCAGACGGAGCCGAGAGAGTTGGAACCGTGGACAAAAAATCGGCTGAGCATTATTGAGAATTGGCAAAATCCCACGAACGGGTCTAATTACGCGATAAAGGGTGATCAACTCTACGAGGAACGCGCCATCGACGTAAGGGTGGTGAACGCACCTCCGGATCTCATTCAGAGAAGAGATCCTGCGGGGAAGCAGGAAGAAAACAATCGCGGAACTATGATAAAAATCAGGAAACCTCAAGGAGGTGGCACAGTCAGAAATATTCCTATCAAGGACTACCAGGCGTCCATAGCAGCGAACTTTGGCACCTTGAGAAAATCGGTCCTACCCCAACAGCAGTTCGAATCCTTAGTTACCGAGTCGGAGAAGGAGCCTAGACTATCGAGTAAGACGAAAGAACGAGTCAATCTTCTTCCTCGTATCTCAAAAGGCAATCTTAAGATTGCCAAACGGTCTGATGATGGCTTTAGTCTGACGATGAGTCCGGATTTGTCCCTTTTTCGTTCAACGGTAGCGGGCGAATACCGGAACAACGACTTGCCCAACAAGGATCACCGACGTCGTGCGTCTGTCGGTCAAAATCTCCGCGACAGAAGAGGCCATCTTGAAAGAGACTCCGTGGATCTGCAACGGGGTCACGTGGTCCAAAAGATTTCCGTATACGAGGGAAACAGTCGGGACCCGATCCGGCGTTCCGTCGATACCGGAAGAAAACGTCAGCTCGGAGTGCCGCTCGTTGGTATGCACAACGCCTGTGGACTGCCGGTAATCGCACCGTGGCCCACTCAGCTTAACGTTGACCCTGTGCAACCCTCGAGGAGAATCCCGGTCACCATCCGTCCCTCGCAAAAAGCACCCCTCGCTGTCCCCGCCGGCAGGAGCCGGACCCATCCGAAGAGAAGAGCGCCGCAGCATCCGAGCGAAGAACTGGCGCCTCGCGAACCCAGGAAGTTTGTTTCGAGATCGCGGCAGGCTTTCATTGGCAGAAATACCGCCGTTGCGGACATCGGAAGAACATCGACGAAACAAGGCAAGGGCCAGCGGCGTCCTTCCTTCAAGGTTAACCGGACGGACGCGTTTTCTACGAGACTGTCCCGCGACTCCTCCCTGAAGCGATCGCCCCGGACCACTGTCAGATCTCGTAAGGGTGAAGTTAAGATGAGGTCGCCTCTGTTAGGGACTTTCAGGAGGAGGTCCTTGAGGGGAGGAAGTGCCAAGAGGAAGACGCTCTACGCTAAGGACGATGGCGACGAGGCTGCCAAAGTGTTGTCCACTCTTTGCTTGAACCCGTTGGCTCGAGGCAAAGAAGCTATGAACATGATTTGGTGACTTGGCTTCTGTGATGTGGTTGCGAGTTGATTGTAATAGTTGACCCTCGGTTACGAATAACGGAAGATTATGAACTGTTGAccttacgattattattataacttaTTCCTAGTGAATAGATTTATTCTAAGTAAAACTCGCTCTGTGGAAAATGCataaattttaagaaaactGTTTATTTCTAGGTATGAGTAGAAATAAGTCATAGGTTCACAACGTGCTATCATAACCactaaattgtaattttgtatCGTACGATCATTGTATTTACTAATTGAATATCttcaaataaatatgattTTGCTTGAATCAATCTTGTTTCTCTTATCTACCTTTTAATATTCCATTTGAAATTggcgataaattaaaaaattttgtgagTAATTATGATCGTAATTCGAACGAAATTCAAACCAGAGACCCTGACCGACCGGTGCTGCCACCACGATACTCTCCGGGTAATAAGAAAACTGTCGAAACTGATCTAGGCTGTAACGTCACCAGCCTGAATTACCATTGCTAGGTCGACCTTCTTCCACACCATTTTCGGGGTTTCGAAGTTGAGAATGCCGCCGAGAAAATTGCAAACTCCAGTACAATAGCTTATTTGAACCCGATGAAGAAAATGCAATTTTCGTGCAACATCGTTATCTATGAATATCGCAAATATAGTGCTCGCGATGAGAGAGTGAAGGAattttccttaaaaaaaaataggggaCTTATTGCAGAGTCCAAGTGAAATTCaaggtttatttatttattttttttttgtttcgtggGAGCTCTGATTGAGCATTCAAAACGGAAAAACTCTAAATATATTCTTTACCTTTTtcacatatgtatattccttttctctctcactcactctGAGTAGAAGCATTCTCGACTGACGGTTTAGGCAGGCATCGGGTCCTGCATGAGGGGCTGTCGGGGGCAGTCGATACATTCTTATTTCCATACAAAGCCTTTCAATTTCCCCCCGTGTGCCTTTGATATTTTGCAGGACGAGGGTCCTTCCCATGCGGCGCAAGTCCTCCCGAGAGTTTCAATGTCTTTCTATACGCGGGCGTGCGAGAAATTATGTAAACTTTCACAATCTGCCAGGGACCGGTACGGGATGGGACGGGACTCTAGAGGAGTTTGAGTATCCGCTACCTGTACTGTCAGAATTGTATCGAATCATTTCCACCTACGGACAGATCAAAAGGAGACGCTGCAGTCCTGGAACCCGGCCAGGATAAACCCCTGGGAAAAAGGGATCGAATTTCTCCAAGTTATTTTATGTTAAGCGAATTAAATTACGAAATATAGTCACTGCCTAAGATCCTTAGCTGCGACGATGCCTTGCCTTTCTTGAACTCTGTTCATACATCTGCAAAACAGAAACTGCAAATCTGTAACCTCAGACAACCCAGTCATTTGACGCTAAACACGTTTCAGACCTGGGAACAAGACAATGGAAATTAAAGAGTAGAACAAAACGCTATGAGGCTGCAGTGTAAAGGACGCACAATTGTGTAAGGAGAGGATTCTGTTAAATGGGTAGGAAAATGTTGTCTTGAACCTTTTTCGAGACTACGACGGTGACGCGAAAGAATATCGAACGTGTATAGTGGCCGAGGACCTTGGCTAAAggatacaaaaaattacacgcgATGTGTTACATGTGCCACACGATTGTTCGACCAGAAACTAAGCGCGGCAAAGTAACTTCACATAGACTCAAAGAACATCCAAGTATAGAGACACGCGCGTGCTTCTGAAAACATGTGAGAATTAGCGACTGTATACTAAAAGTTTCATTGGCAAAAGAGATCGTGATTgccagaaataaaaaatccagaGAGTGCCAATGTGGTCCGGAGAGTAATAGTCCATTCTCGCGACAACTCACTACGTTACCAATGCTAGTCCAAAGAAACATCTTTGTCCGTTCGTCGGCCGAGATCAAAAAGGATTGCTCGTTTCCACGGAACGAATTAACTAACGCGTAACCAAGGCAGCCTTTTCAGTCCTCAACACCGATTATAACAAAGAGTCGGCAGTGCCTAGGGTTGTTGCATTACTGAAAACTGCAACACTTTTGCTCTATATTTTAAAGTAGCTGGCACGATTCAATTCTTTTAGTGCAAAAAACgtttaacgaaaaaattgcCAAGGCGACGCACAGGTGAACATGGAAGCCTAAATATTTGGAGGCACAATAAGCTAAGGTAGTACTTAACATTGATCATCTCGAGATCATGCACAATGCCAAGAAACAGATGTCACATCGTGAATGAGGGATGCATATTCGCAGTCCTCGAAAACGCCGTAGGAGATCTACTGTACGAAGGGAGTAACATTGTGCGGTGGAGAAAGTCGGGCTCAAGTCAGTTCGCTTCTCTATGTGGTGGAGATAAATGTGACAGTGTCCAGTCCCTAGGCGAAGGCATGGCATAGGGTCCAGGAGACAGTTTTCTACGAGtcataaattttcaccgattcTCTCACATCGGAGCTCGTCAATACGTTTTCACGGGTATCCACCGCGTTAAAGAACACGACAAAGCCACCGGCCTGGACCATGAATTATCTACGTGCACAGGATGAAGTGACCCTTTTACAACTTCGGACTGTAATTATCGATCTTCACGGTCGCGCCCGGCTCCGATTATATTCACGACGAAGACATCAGCTTAGAaccggaaaaaattttgaagggTGAACACGGACGCATACGGCCGTAAAACGAAGATTGAACGACATCGGCAAAACCATTTTGCGAATAAGAGTTCGAGATTATGAGATTTGAGTCAGTCCTTCGATCCAGCATCGACCTTTTTAGATAAATCTACGCATGTATGAGGTGACGCGAGAATTTGgttatttttcaactccaAGCGTCAACTCCTGGGTTCTGGAAAACTGAACCAGCGCAGCACGCTAAGTTCGCTTAGAAATCAGAGATCATTAGTATACTAGGCAGGAGATCAATGGTTGGCTTAGACCCGAAAGCATCGATTCTCGTAACTGCCTGGTTGACCCAATC
This genomic stretch from Neodiprion pinetum isolate iyNeoPine1 chromosome 6, iyNeoPine1.2, whole genome shotgun sequence harbors:
- the LOC124221948 gene encoding CD151 antigen; protein product: MTGKGLTASKAFLCCSNIVFLISGFILISLGTLLLADNERILLSRLLGPGDATPEQPLFYYLAFAIVALGFLMAATGLLGCWASCLYNRCVTVTYVALIIILLLGECTVCVLAVFWPHLLGVDVRTARLVRALQRSYAVAGRDQFTAALDLAQTAFSCCGINGSSNYGTSWWRLQEIGRRDLVVPLTCCMLNNTLQSEAFLNPEPTNLTLCETLNPAEHQKARHTQGCIGPLEKWTQDQALILLGVGLAVVLVELCALLSTFFACSKLRKGDKPRPSTFTSTRTLGTFNEADHDYGIENRMHMAGTTFGAKS